A genomic segment from Stappia indica encodes:
- a CDS encoding dioxygenase: MKDPELTRLIISREEEVTPKVLNAMAETDDARLREIVESFVRHAHAFVREVRPTEEEFEAGLRWITRLGQLTNDSHNETVLAADILGISTLIDLINNDGMQGETMSALLGPFYRGNSPECCHGGSIARSRTPGHELFISGRVIGLDGKPIAGARLDIWQASPDGLYENQDPDQADYNLRGVQTTGEDGTYLFHSVRPAGYPVPTFGPAGDLLKAQNRNPMRPAHVHFIVSAPGHKTLVTQIFTDTEEAMADDVVFGAKRQISGNLQRHDEPHPDHPGASLPFYTCSYDFVLKPGTPSFPVPPISGKARKEAEHA, from the coding sequence ATGAAGGATCCGGAACTGACGCGGCTGATCATCTCCCGGGAGGAGGAGGTCACGCCGAAGGTGCTCAACGCCATGGCGGAGACGGACGACGCACGCCTGCGCGAGATCGTCGAGAGCTTCGTGCGCCACGCCCATGCCTTCGTGCGCGAGGTGCGCCCGACGGAGGAGGAGTTCGAGGCGGGCCTGCGCTGGATCACCAGGCTCGGCCAACTCACCAACGACAGCCACAACGAGACGGTGCTCGCCGCCGACATCCTCGGCATCTCGACCCTGATCGACCTGATCAACAATGACGGGATGCAGGGCGAGACCATGTCGGCGCTGCTCGGGCCATTCTATCGCGGCAACAGTCCCGAATGCTGCCACGGCGGGTCCATCGCCCGCTCGCGCACGCCGGGCCACGAGCTGTTCATCTCCGGCCGCGTCATAGGTCTCGACGGCAAGCCCATTGCGGGCGCGCGGCTCGACATCTGGCAGGCCTCGCCCGACGGGCTCTACGAGAACCAGGATCCGGACCAGGCCGACTACAACCTGCGCGGCGTCCAGACCACCGGCGAGGACGGCACCTATCTCTTCCACTCGGTGCGCCCCGCCGGCTACCCGGTGCCGACCTTCGGCCCCGCCGGCGACCTGCTCAAGGCGCAGAACCGCAATCCCATGCGCCCCGCGCATGTGCATTTCATCGTCTCCGCGCCCGGTCACAAGACGCTGGTCACCCAGATCTTCACCGACACGGAGGAGGCGATGGCCGACGACGTGGTCTTCGGCGCCAAGCGCCAGATCAGCGGCAACCTGCAGCGCCACGACGAGCCCCATCCCGACCACCCGGGCGCCTCGCTGCCCTTCTACACCTGCAGCTACGATTTCGTGCTGAAGCCGGGCACGCCCTCCTTCCCGGTGCCGCCGATCTCCGGCAAGGCGCGCAAGGAGGCCGAACATGCGTGA
- a CDS encoding SDR family NAD(P)-dependent oxidoreductase, with product MREPLGRELDGKVAVVVGGSGGIGAATCRLLAGQGARVVVGYRSNAQAATALAGDLPGEGHLALPVGVTDTASIEAFRDAVLSAIGRVDILVNSAGTTTPVPHRELDRLTDEIIDEVFASNWRGVFATIRAFAPALKASGAGVIVNVSSIAAFKGFGSSIAYCGAKAALDSMTHTLALALAPEIRVLSVSPGMVATGFVPGRTSEEIERAGAATPLGQVAQPEHVAETIYAAIRYMPLSTGIRIPVDAGRAL from the coding sequence ATGCGTGAGCCTTTGGGCCGTGAACTGGACGGCAAGGTCGCCGTCGTCGTCGGTGGCTCGGGCGGCATCGGCGCCGCCACCTGCCGGCTTCTGGCCGGGCAGGGCGCGCGGGTCGTCGTCGGCTACCGCTCCAATGCGCAGGCCGCAACAGCCCTTGCCGGAGACCTGCCCGGCGAGGGGCACCTGGCGCTGCCCGTCGGCGTCACCGACACTGCCTCCATCGAGGCGTTCCGGGATGCGGTCCTGTCCGCCATCGGCCGGGTCGACATTCTCGTCAATTCCGCCGGCACGACGACGCCGGTGCCGCATCGCGAGCTCGACCGGCTGACCGACGAGATCATCGACGAGGTCTTCGCGTCCAACTGGCGCGGCGTCTTCGCGACGATCCGCGCCTTCGCCCCGGCGCTGAAGGCGAGCGGGGCGGGGGTGATCGTCAACGTCTCCTCCATCGCCGCCTTCAAGGGCTTCGGCTCGTCCATCGCCTATTGCGGGGCGAAGGCCGCGCTCGATTCCATGACGCATACGCTGGCGCTGGCGCTGGCACCGGAAATCCGGGTGCTGTCCGTCTCGCCGGGCATGGTCGCGACCGGCTTCGTGCCCGGCCGTACCAGCGAGGAGATCGAGCGCGCGGGGGCTGCAACGCCGCTCGGCCAGGTCGCCCAGCCGGAGCATGTGGCCGAGACCATCTATGCCGCGATCCGCTACATGCCGCTGTCCACCGGCATCCGCATCCCGGTCGACGCGGGGAGGGCGCTGTGA
- a CDS encoding 3-keto-5-aminohexanoate cleavage protein yields MQAKVIITCAVTGNLTTREHHPGLPATPQEIADACLEAADAGAAIAHIHVRDPQTAKPSMELHLYREVVELIRARNTDLILNLTTGPGGRYVPSDEDPAVAGPGTTLLAPEKRVEHVVALRPEICTLDFNTMNSGGQVVINTPRNVGIMADIISDCGVKPELELFDTGDISMASDFLREGRLRAPAMCSIVTGIKYGLPSTPDAMATAVRMLPPGSQWTGFGIGRMAFPMLVQSWLLGGHVRIGMEDTSYIARGRLTAGNGELTERARDLIEKLGGTIASCGEARQILGLAA; encoded by the coding sequence ATGCAGGCGAAGGTCATCATCACCTGCGCCGTCACCGGCAACCTCACCACCCGCGAGCATCACCCCGGCCTGCCGGCAACGCCGCAGGAGATCGCCGATGCCTGCCTGGAGGCGGCGGATGCGGGGGCGGCCATCGCCCATATCCATGTGCGCGATCCGCAGACCGCGAAGCCCTCGATGGAGCTGCATCTCTACCGCGAGGTGGTGGAGCTGATCCGTGCCCGCAACACCGACCTGATCCTCAACCTCACCACCGGGCCGGGCGGGCGTTATGTCCCGTCGGACGAGGATCCGGCGGTGGCCGGTCCCGGCACCACGCTTCTGGCGCCGGAAAAGCGGGTGGAGCATGTGGTCGCCCTGCGCCCGGAGATCTGCACGCTCGATTTCAACACCATGAATTCCGGCGGCCAGGTGGTGATCAACACGCCGCGCAATGTCGGGATCATGGCCGATATCATCTCCGACTGCGGGGTGAAGCCGGAGCTCGAGCTGTTCGACACCGGCGACATCTCCATGGCGAGCGACTTCCTGCGCGAGGGGCGCCTGCGCGCGCCGGCGATGTGCTCCATCGTCACCGGCATCAAGTACGGGCTCCCGTCGACGCCGGACGCCATGGCGACGGCGGTGCGCATGCTGCCTCCCGGCAGCCAGTGGACGGGCTTCGGCATCGGCCGCATGGCCTTTCCCATGCTCGTCCAGTCCTGGCTGCTCGGCGGGCATGTGCGCATCGGCATGGAAGACACCAGCTACATCGCCCGCGGCCGGCTGACCGCCGGCAATGGCGAGCTGACCGAGCGCGCCCGCGACCTCATCGAGAAACTCGGCGGCACGATCGCCAGCTGCGGCGAGGCCCGCCAGATCCTCGGCCTTGCGGCCTGA
- a CDS encoding quinone oxidoreductase family protein, whose translation MNIQTTPKTGPALRVSEKSPDLDNLRIELVEPSVPAPGPGQVLVEIHAAGVNPSDVKASLGHMPHAVWPRTPGRDFAGVVVEGPQALVGTEVWGGGGELGITQNGSHARYMVLPQAAVRAKPAGMSFEEAGAIGVPFITAFEGLREAGGVQPWDNVLVCGANGKVGQAAIQLATLAGARVFAAEYKPVPYLGHANAEIEMLDSSSQDVAAIVREKTGGHGADIVFNTVGSPYFEIGNAALAKQGRQIFISTFDRAVPFDIFNFFRGRHKFIGIDTLALDSVYGARIFDKLKPKFEQGLLKPFPINQRAVYGLQDAATAYASVLRSTPDRVILRPQG comes from the coding sequence ATGAACATCCAGACCACCCCCAAGACCGGCCCGGCGCTGCGGGTCTCCGAAAAGTCGCCCGATCTCGACAACCTGCGCATCGAACTGGTCGAGCCTTCCGTGCCGGCTCCCGGCCCCGGCCAGGTGCTGGTGGAGATCCACGCGGCCGGCGTCAATCCGTCCGACGTCAAGGCCTCGCTCGGCCACATGCCGCATGCGGTGTGGCCGCGCACCCCCGGGCGCGATTTCGCCGGCGTCGTCGTCGAGGGGCCGCAGGCGCTGGTCGGCACCGAGGTCTGGGGCGGCGGCGGCGAACTCGGCATCACCCAGAACGGCAGCCATGCCCGCTACATGGTGCTGCCGCAGGCGGCGGTGCGGGCCAAGCCTGCCGGCATGAGCTTCGAGGAAGCCGGGGCCATCGGCGTTCCCTTCATCACCGCCTTCGAGGGCCTGCGCGAGGCCGGCGGCGTCCAGCCCTGGGACAACGTCCTGGTATGCGGGGCCAACGGCAAGGTCGGCCAGGCGGCGATCCAGCTGGCGACGCTGGCCGGTGCCCGGGTCTTTGCCGCCGAATACAAGCCGGTCCCCTATCTCGGCCATGCCAATGCCGAGATCGAGATGCTCGACAGTTCCTCGCAGGACGTTGCGGCCATTGTGCGCGAGAAGACCGGCGGCCATGGCGCCGACATCGTCTTCAACACCGTCGGCAGTCCGTATTTCGAGATCGGCAACGCGGCGCTGGCCAAGCAGGGCCGGCAGATCTTCATCTCCACCTTCGACCGGGCGGTGCCCTTCGACATCTTCAATTTCTTCCGCGGTCGCCACAAGTTCATCGGCATCGACACGCTGGCGCTCGACAGCGTCTACGGCGCGCGCATCTTCGACAAGCTGAAGCCGAAGTTCGAGCAGGGCCTCCTGAAGCCCTTCCCGATCAACCAGCGCGCCGTCTACGGCCTCCAGGATGCCGCGACCGCCTATGCCTCCGTGCTGCGCTCGACCCCCGACCGCGTCATCCTGAGGCCGCAGGGATGA
- a CDS encoding cupin domain-containing protein: MKVTRIDEAPAYEAPEHYGMAMARLQGHEASETAAMWAGLSHLLPGGHTSLKASPHEKIYVVIAGEVTIGNGEEEAVLGPLDSCVIARGEARRLENRGKLPATVLLVMEKG, translated from the coding sequence ATGAAGGTCACGCGCATCGACGAGGCGCCCGCCTATGAGGCGCCGGAGCACTACGGCATGGCGATGGCCCGCCTGCAGGGCCACGAGGCAAGCGAGACGGCCGCCATGTGGGCGGGCCTCTCCCACCTGCTGCCCGGCGGCCATACCTCGCTGAAGGCCTCGCCGCACGAGAAGATCTACGTCGTGATCGCCGGCGAGGTCACCATCGGCAACGGCGAGGAAGAGGCGGTGCTCGGTCCGCTCGATTCCTGCGTCATCGCCCGCGGCGAGGCGCGCAGGCTGGAGAATCGCGGCAAGCTCCCCGCGACCGTCCTGCTGGTGATGGAGAAGGGCTGA
- a CDS encoding bifunctional diguanylate cyclase/phosphodiesterase, whose translation MSSMILDVLPDNEETRLQALRRLGILDSGRSKEFDALVETAAAVFGCPIALVTFVDEHEQWFKARCGLEMDGTARSAAICRHTILESGLLVVPDLASDPRFRHDPLVTGAPHARFYAGYPLSLDGVHRLGSLCVIDTVPRTPSPEQLQQLSHLGVAAEGLIRAYAARVEAAALREEAQRQQALVQTQAQLIAQTTSISGVGGWELDLELDRLLWTDQVRRLLEVDDDYEPDMKKALGFFTPEARCELRRALDDARLHGFPFSLELPARTASGRERWVRLAGKPLMRGDKVVRIVGAIRDVTDRKMAEIRLQHSEALYRTTLVSLSEGVVVVDPEGRVLSHNPAALAMLGLQGREITGLSLAALDLDFIDKGHDGVRLGNLLAKGAEDPARLSSTVAGLTLAEGAPRWLNLNAVAFSSPVEGAGGGVVISLTDVTRTVRQAMTIEGVFQNYPGAVVYFDQDLVVAGWNRTFERLLDVSPEYLAGRPSLADYVLMNAERGEYGEGDPQELARDRLKEILGGREHGYERSRPNGDMLEIRGTFLPGGGLLSTFTDISGRKRIERQLIEKERLARERSDELGAVLANMNQGVSVFDREGRLTLWNEQYTVLFGLDDGGRSHAGRELRELIVSTNADVGSHNIVDARVAQIMQQLSAGETVRSMFRLRSGRIISTVHAPLPDGGWVGTHEDVTERERAADKVLHAARHDTLTGLANRTYLNERLQELVADGASDQPCLGILMLIDLDRFKPVNDALGHNAGDLLLCEVANRLRRCARENDFVARIGGDEFAVLLSCETGCDRPSDLAEAVAQRILTAISARFSIDGSSVQIGASIGIAPVLLGADLSELMRQADAALYEVKNQGRNGFRAYRPAAGAPEAALDQDNATVVWPAFASAGVEARTNAVQATGIVQYQPIVCLHSRELRGYQVLQPGAGQGGASGDGPQETAVLESATSALLREVLSAAVRTPADQKIALSLSVRQFGLETLASIVENEIDIAGITPERIHLQVADSYFLVNSGAALRQFQALRAIGVRLVLDRFGSDSSSLQLLGRFSFDSLRIDRSALQDMLAGARGETVIRALVAVARTFDVDVAVDGIDNEEAAQLLQASGCVEGQGGLFAAPGPIETFLSVA comes from the coding sequence ATGAGCTCGATGATCCTCGACGTGCTGCCCGACAACGAAGAGACCCGTCTCCAGGCGTTGCGCCGCCTGGGCATCCTGGATTCCGGGCGTTCGAAGGAGTTCGACGCGCTGGTCGAGACTGCCGCCGCGGTCTTCGGCTGCCCCATCGCGCTCGTGACCTTCGTCGACGAACACGAGCAGTGGTTCAAGGCCCGGTGCGGCCTGGAAATGGACGGGACGGCACGAAGCGCGGCCATCTGCCGCCACACCATTCTGGAGTCCGGCCTCCTGGTCGTGCCCGACCTCGCCAGCGATCCGCGCTTCCGCCACGATCCGCTGGTCACCGGCGCGCCGCATGCCCGCTTCTATGCCGGCTACCCCTTGTCGCTCGACGGCGTGCATCGCCTCGGCTCGCTCTGCGTCATCGATACCGTGCCGCGCACGCCCTCTCCCGAGCAACTGCAGCAGCTCAGCCACCTGGGTGTCGCCGCCGAAGGGCTGATCCGCGCCTATGCGGCCCGGGTGGAGGCGGCAGCCCTGCGCGAGGAGGCGCAGCGCCAGCAGGCCCTGGTCCAGACCCAGGCGCAGCTGATCGCCCAGACCACCAGCATTTCCGGCGTTGGCGGCTGGGAGCTCGACCTGGAACTGGACCGGCTCTTGTGGACCGATCAGGTCCGCCGCCTGCTCGAGGTCGACGACGACTACGAGCCGGACATGAAGAAGGCTCTCGGCTTCTTCACGCCCGAGGCGAGGTGCGAATTGCGCCGGGCGCTCGATGATGCGCGCCTGCACGGCTTTCCGTTCAGCCTCGAGCTTCCTGCACGCACTGCCAGCGGACGCGAGCGCTGGGTGCGGCTTGCCGGCAAGCCGTTGATGCGCGGTGACAAGGTGGTGCGTATCGTCGGCGCCATTCGCGACGTGACCGACCGCAAGATGGCCGAGATCCGGCTGCAGCATTCGGAGGCGCTCTACCGCACGACCCTCGTGTCCTTGTCCGAAGGCGTGGTCGTCGTCGATCCGGAAGGGCGGGTCCTGTCCCACAATCCGGCGGCCCTTGCCATGCTCGGGCTTCAGGGGCGCGAGATCACCGGGCTCTCTCTCGCCGCCCTCGATCTCGATTTCATCGACAAGGGGCACGACGGCGTCCGGCTCGGCAACCTGCTTGCCAAGGGCGCGGAAGATCCGGCCCGCCTGTCCAGCACGGTCGCCGGCCTCACTCTCGCGGAAGGCGCGCCGCGCTGGCTGAACCTCAATGCCGTTGCCTTCAGCAGCCCCGTCGAAGGGGCCGGCGGCGGCGTGGTGATCTCGCTCACCGACGTGACCCGGACCGTGCGCCAGGCCATGACGATCGAGGGCGTGTTCCAGAATTATCCCGGGGCGGTCGTCTATTTCGACCAGGATCTTGTGGTTGCGGGCTGGAACAGGACGTTCGAAAGGCTGCTCGACGTGTCGCCGGAGTATCTCGCCGGACGGCCGTCCCTGGCCGACTACGTCCTGATGAATGCCGAGCGCGGCGAGTATGGCGAGGGCGATCCGCAGGAGCTTGCCCGCGACCGGCTCAAGGAGATCCTGGGCGGGCGCGAGCACGGCTACGAGCGCAGCCGTCCCAATGGCGACATGCTGGAAATCCGCGGCACTTTCCTGCCTGGCGGCGGCCTGTTGTCGACCTTCACCGACATTTCCGGCCGCAAGCGGATCGAGCGGCAGCTGATCGAGAAGGAGCGGCTGGCGCGCGAGCGTTCGGATGAACTCGGCGCCGTGCTGGCCAACATGAACCAGGGCGTCAGCGTCTTCGACCGCGAGGGGCGCCTTACCCTGTGGAACGAGCAGTACACCGTCCTGTTCGGGCTCGACGACGGCGGTCGCAGCCATGCCGGCAGGGAGTTGCGCGAGCTGATCGTCAGCACCAATGCCGATGTCGGCTCGCACAACATCGTGGATGCCCGGGTGGCGCAGATCATGCAGCAGCTTTCCGCCGGCGAGACGGTCCGCTCCATGTTCCGCCTGCGCTCCGGGCGGATCATCTCCACCGTTCATGCCCCGCTGCCCGACGGCGGCTGGGTCGGCACCCATGAGGATGTCACCGAGCGGGAGAGGGCGGCGGACAAGGTCCTGCATGCGGCCCGGCACGACACGCTGACCGGCCTTGCCAATCGCACCTATCTCAACGAGCGGCTTCAGGAGCTGGTCGCGGACGGGGCGTCGGACCAGCCCTGCCTCGGCATTCTCATGCTGATCGACCTCGACCGGTTCAAGCCGGTCAACGACGCGCTGGGCCACAATGCCGGCGATCTGCTGCTGTGCGAGGTGGCGAACCGGCTGCGCCGCTGCGCGCGGGAGAACGACTTCGTCGCCCGGATCGGCGGCGACGAATTTGCGGTCCTGCTGTCCTGCGAGACGGGCTGCGACCGTCCGTCCGACCTCGCCGAAGCGGTGGCGCAGCGGATCCTGACCGCGATCTCCGCGCGGTTTTCCATCGACGGCAGCAGCGTCCAGATCGGCGCCAGCATCGGCATTGCGCCCGTGCTGCTGGGTGCCGACCTGTCGGAACTCATGCGCCAGGCCGATGCCGCGCTCTACGAGGTGAAGAACCAGGGGCGGAACGGCTTCCGCGCCTATCGGCCCGCGGCGGGCGCGCCGGAGGCAGCCCTCGACCAGGACAATGCCACCGTCGTCTGGCCGGCCTTCGCCTCGGCAGGCGTCGAGGCGCGCACCAATGCGGTGCAGGCTACCGGCATCGTCCAGTATCAGCCCATCGTCTGCCTGCACAGCCGCGAGCTTCGCGGCTACCAGGTCCTGCAGCCGGGTGCGGGCCAGGGCGGCGCGTCCGGCGACGGCCCGCAGGAAACGGCAGTATTGGAAAGCGCGACTTCGGCGCTGCTGCGCGAGGTGCTTTCGGCGGCTGTGCGCACGCCGGCAGACCAGAAGATCGCGCTGTCCCTGAGCGTGCGCCAGTTCGGCCTGGAGACGCTTGCCTCCATCGTCGAGAACGAGATCGACATTGCCGGCATCACGCCCGAGCGCATCCACCTGCAGGTGGCCGACAGCTATTTCCTCGTCAATTCCGGCGCGGCCCTGCGGCAGTTCCAGGCGCTGCGTGCCATCGGGGTGCGGCTGGTTCTCGACCGTTTCGGCTCGGACTCGTCCTCGCTTCAGCTGCTCGGCCGCTTCAGCTTCGATTCCCTGCGCATCGACCGCAGCGCGCTGCAGGACATGCTGGCCGGGGCGCGCGGCGAGACGGTGATCCGCGCGCTGGTGGCCGTGGCCAGAACGTTCGACGTCGATGTTGCCGTCGACGGCATCGACAACGAGGAGGCGGCACAGCTGCTGCAGGCCTCCGGCTGCGTGGAGGGGCAGGGCGGGCTTTTCGCTGCGCCAGGCCCCATCGAGACCTTCCTCTCCGTCGCCTGA
- a CDS encoding DUF2948 family protein translates to MQQLKLAALDEEDLSVISAQVQDAVLKVGDIRYYPADRHLVLVMNRFAWDVTAAGSRASNERRRAALSFAQAGRPRAQNIRQDAKDAVLSLLAVNFVVSEEPAGRIDLVFAGGGTLSFDVECIEAQLADLGAAWATEHRPSHETD, encoded by the coding sequence ATGCAGCAACTGAAGCTGGCGGCACTGGACGAGGAAGATCTGTCGGTGATTTCCGCGCAGGTCCAGGACGCCGTCCTCAAGGTCGGCGATATCCGCTACTATCCTGCCGACCGCCATCTGGTGCTCGTCATGAACCGCTTCGCCTGGGATGTCACCGCCGCCGGTAGCCGCGCGTCCAACGAGCGGCGGCGTGCTGCCCTGTCCTTCGCCCAAGCCGGGCGCCCGCGTGCGCAGAACATCCGCCAGGATGCCAAGGACGCGGTCCTGTCCCTGCTGGCGGTGAATTTCGTGGTCTCCGAGGAACCGGCCGGGCGCATCGACCTCGTCTTCGCCGGCGGCGGCACCCTGTCGTTCGACGTCGAGTGTATCGAGGCGCAGCTTGCCGATCTCGGCGCGGCCTGGGCGACCGAGCACCGCCCCAGCCACGAGACCGACTGA
- the hisD gene encoding histidinol dehydrogenase, producing the protein MAIRLSTRATGFEADFAALLSSKREASADVDTAVRDIIEDVKQRGDAALLDYTRRFDRLEAASLADLTVTAGEIEEAVKKVDPRTLDALKLARDRIASHHARQMPADDRYTDPLGVELGSRWTAIEAVGLYVPGGTASYPSSVLMNAVPAGVAGVSRMVMCVPSPDGALNPLVLAAAHLAGVTEIYRIGGAQAVAALAFGTESIRPVSKIVGPGNAYVAAAKRRVFGTVGIDMIAGPSEILVVADGANDPDWIAADLLSQAEHDTSAQSILITDDAGFAEAVEKAVERQLKTLPRADVAGASWADFGAVITVASMDEAPALVDAIAPEHLELAVEDPEALFARIRNVGAVFLGRHTPEAIGDYVGGSNHVLPTARSARFSSGLSVLDFVKRTSILRCNAENLRALGPAAIALAEAEGLAAHGRSVAIRLNL; encoded by the coding sequence GTGGCGATCCGCCTGTCTACCCGCGCAACCGGCTTCGAGGCCGACTTCGCAGCCCTCCTGTCCAGCAAGCGCGAGGCCTCCGCCGATGTCGACACGGCGGTGCGCGACATCATCGAGGACGTGAAGCAGCGCGGCGATGCAGCGCTCCTCGACTACACCCGCCGTTTCGACCGGCTGGAGGCGGCAAGCCTTGCGGACCTGACCGTCACGGCCGGGGAGATCGAGGAGGCGGTGAAGAAGGTCGATCCGCGCACGCTCGATGCCCTCAAGCTGGCGCGCGACCGGATCGCCTCCCATCACGCCCGCCAGATGCCGGCCGACGACCGCTACACCGACCCGCTCGGCGTCGAGCTCGGCTCGCGCTGGACGGCCATCGAGGCGGTCGGCCTCTATGTGCCCGGCGGCACCGCCAGCTATCCCTCCTCGGTGCTGATGAACGCGGTTCCCGCCGGTGTTGCCGGCGTGTCGCGCATGGTCATGTGCGTGCCGAGCCCCGACGGCGCGCTCAATCCCCTGGTGCTGGCTGCCGCCCATCTTGCCGGCGTCACCGAGATCTACCGCATCGGCGGGGCACAGGCCGTCGCCGCCCTTGCCTTCGGGACTGAGAGCATCCGTCCGGTCTCCAAGATCGTCGGCCCGGGCAATGCCTATGTCGCCGCCGCCAAGCGGCGGGTCTTCGGCACGGTCGGCATCGACATGATCGCCGGCCCGTCCGAGATCCTGGTCGTCGCCGACGGCGCCAACGATCCCGACTGGATCGCCGCCGACCTCCTGTCCCAGGCCGAGCATGACACCAGCGCCCAGTCGATCCTGATCACCGACGATGCCGGCTTTGCCGAAGCTGTCGAGAAGGCGGTCGAGCGCCAGCTCAAGACCCTGCCGCGCGCCGATGTGGCGGGCGCAAGCTGGGCCGACTTCGGCGCCGTCATCACCGTTGCGTCGATGGACGAGGCGCCGGCGCTGGTCGATGCCATCGCCCCGGAACATCTGGAACTGGCGGTGGAGGATCCCGAGGCCCTGTTCGCGCGCATCCGCAATGTCGGCGCCGTCTTCCTCGGCCGCCACACGCCCGAGGCCATCGGCGATTATGTCGGCGGCTCCAACCACGTGCTGCCGACGGCCCGCTCGGCGCGCTTTTCCTCCGGCCTGTCGGTGCTCGACTTCGTCAAGCGCACCTCGATCCTGCGCTGCAACGCGGAGAACCTGCGGGCGCTCGGCCCGGCGGCCATCGCCCTTGCCGAGGCGGAAGGCCTTGCCGCCCACGGCCGCTCGGTCGCCATCCGCCTCAATCTCTAG
- a CDS encoding UPF0262 family protein has translation MGQNNSARLVAVELDEGSIQRSTPDVEHERAVAIYDLIEENEFEPLGDDGGPYRLRLSLVEKRLVFLVEREQGDPVVTHILSLTPLRKVVKDYFLICESYFEAIKTATPSQIEAIDMGRRGVHNEGSRILMERLEGKIRVDMQTARRLFTLVCALHWKG, from the coding sequence ATGGGACAGAACAACAGCGCCCGGCTGGTTGCGGTGGAGCTCGACGAGGGCTCCATCCAGCGTTCCACGCCCGACGTGGAGCATGAGCGCGCGGTCGCGATCTACGACCTCATCGAGGAAAACGAGTTCGAGCCGCTCGGCGATGACGGCGGCCCCTACCGACTGAGACTGTCGCTCGTCGAAAAGCGCCTGGTCTTCCTGGTCGAGCGCGAACAGGGCGATCCCGTCGTCACCCACATCCTGTCGCTGACCCCGCTGCGCAAGGTGGTGAAGGACTATTTCCTGATCTGCGAGAGCTATTTCGAGGCGATCAAGACGGCGACGCCCAGCCAGATCGAGGCCATCGACATGGGCCGGCGCGGCGTCCACAACGAGGGCTCGCGCATCCTGATGGAGCGTCTTGAGGGCAAGATCCGGGTCGACATGCAGACGGCCCGCCGGCTCTTCACCCTCGTCTGCGCCCTGCACTGGAAGGGCTAG
- a CDS encoding low molecular weight phosphatase family protein, producing MSGPGETPGSTPGDVSGAAASAAPGAVLFACGMNAVRSPMAAAILAKLFPGRVYVKSCGVRAGEPDPFVEAVMSEIGCDLAAHRPKTFEGLDESGFDLVVTLAPEAHHKALEMTRTDAVEVEYWPTPDPTLATGSRDQILDSYRAVRDLLMTRIKKRFGWTATPGG from the coding sequence ATGTCTGGGCCGGGGGAGACGCCCGGTAGCACGCCTGGAGACGTATCCGGCGCGGCCGCATCGGCGGCGCCGGGCGCGGTGTTGTTCGCCTGCGGCATGAACGCCGTGCGCTCGCCGATGGCGGCGGCGATCCTCGCCAAGCTGTTTCCCGGCCGCGTCTACGTGAAGTCCTGCGGCGTGCGGGCCGGCGAGCCCGATCCCTTCGTCGAGGCGGTGATGAGCGAGATCGGCTGCGACCTTGCCGCGCACCGGCCCAAGACCTTCGAGGGTCTCGACGAGTCGGGCTTCGACCTGGTGGTGACGCTGGCGCCGGAGGCCCATCACAAGGCGCTGGAGATGACGCGCACGGACGCCGTCGAGGTCGAATACTGGCCGACGCCCGATCCCACGCTCGCCACCGGCTCGCGCGACCAGATCCTCGACAGCTATCGTGCCGTCCGCGACCTGCTGATGACCCGCATCAAGAAGCGTTTCGGCTGGACCGCGACCCCGGGCGGATAG
- the infA gene encoding translation initiation factor IF-1 — translation MAKEEVLEFPGVVTELLPNATFRVKLENDHEIIAHTAGRMRKNRIRVLAGDRVLVEMTPYDLTKGRITYRFK, via the coding sequence ATGGCCAAGGAAGAAGTGCTTGAATTTCCGGGGGTGGTTACCGAACTGCTTCCCAATGCGACGTTCCGCGTGAAGCTCGAAAACGACCACGAAATCATTGCCCACACGGCCGGGCGCATGCGCAAGAACCGTATTCGCGTTCTCGCCGGCGACCGCGTGCTTGTCGAAATGACGCCCTACGACCTGACCAAGGGGCGCATCACCTACCGTTTCAAGTGA